One window of Alkaliphilus metalliredigens QYMF genomic DNA carries:
- a CDS encoding D-alanine--D-alanine ligase family protein codes for MYNKVGLIFDGPNTETNNIEAIYADQQKKDTMEQIFRILSKKHNTVKIQVDEKISENLVKSDVDIVFNLSTGVRGESRQSQIPALLEMLGIPYVGSGILAHSLALNKAMAKKIFQYHGVPTPAFQVFQTGEEKLDSNLKFPLIAKPACEGSGFGIHVDSVVYDEQGLMKKVSELLRQYEPPVLVEEFIEGREFTVGVIGNGESKRILPIMEIDFEDIPEEHGKFYTFEVKNNFGDQTKYHCPASISMALEKSIMENVSKAFDVLGCKDIARVDVLVKNERPYILEINSLPGLKHLHSDLPKMAVVAGLSYKELIMEILEVAVERQIDSVAKFKAKIINF; via the coding sequence ATGTATAACAAAGTAGGGTTAATATTCGACGGTCCAAACACGGAAACCAACAATATAGAGGCTATATATGCTGACCAACAAAAGAAAGATACCATGGAGCAAATTTTTAGAATTCTAAGCAAAAAACATAATACAGTGAAGATTCAGGTTGATGAAAAAATATCTGAAAATTTAGTCAAAAGTGATGTTGATATTGTTTTTAATCTAAGTACAGGGGTGAGAGGTGAAAGCCGACAATCACAAATACCTGCTCTCTTAGAAATGCTTGGCATCCCCTATGTGGGCTCCGGTATTTTGGCCCATAGTCTGGCATTAAATAAAGCCATGGCAAAGAAAATTTTTCAATACCATGGTGTTCCCACACCGGCTTTTCAAGTTTTCCAAACCGGAGAAGAAAAGTTAGACTCCAATTTAAAGTTTCCATTGATCGCCAAACCTGCCTGCGAGGGGTCGGGATTTGGTATTCATGTAGATAGTGTGGTGTACGATGAGCAGGGTTTAATGAAAAAGGTATCGGAATTGTTGCGGCAATATGAACCTCCAGTTTTGGTGGAAGAGTTTATCGAAGGCAGAGAATTCACTGTGGGTGTAATCGGTAATGGAGAAAGTAAAAGGATTTTACCCATTATGGAGATTGATTTTGAAGATATACCAGAAGAACATGGTAAATTTTATACATTTGAAGTGAAAAACAACTTTGGTGATCAGACAAAATATCATTGTCCGGCATCCATCAGTATGGCATTGGAAAAATCAATCATGGAGAATGTTTCAAAGGCATTTGATGTACTAGGGTGTAAGGATATTGCTAGGGTAGATGTTCTTGTTAAAAATGAGCGCCCATATATTCTTGAAATTAACAGTTTGCCAGGGCTAAAACACTTGCATAGTGATCTGCCTAAAATGGCGGTGGTGGCAGGATTGTCCTATAAGGAACTGATCATGGAAATACTGGAAGTAGCTGTTGAACGACAAATCGACAGCGTGGCTAAATTCAAGGCCAAAATTATCAACTTTTAG
- a CDS encoding NAD/NADP-dependent octopine/nopaline dehydrogenase family protein: MNVTVMGAGNSGLAMATHLSKEGNHVTLWNRSKETIGKLLETHVIYCKGVIDGEVKIHLVTDDIGKAVENPDVILITTPANSHKEMAEQIAMHIKKETLIVLNPGRTFGALEFQENYEKYNQTFKQTIAETQTIIYTCRKTKEDAVNIIALKSDVLISTFDAKENEKIILRLPECLQKYFIPARSMIETSIGNVGMILHCAPLLLNTGWTENESNIYKYYYDGITPSVGRLIEKIDQERVLVSKELGLEVETTQEWMKRTYHVQGQSLYECIQNNEIYKSILAPGSINHRYIFEDVPCGLVPLEATGKKLGLEMKNTSLIIDLASSLTDVNFRKTGRNLSSRLDVSQNNDFRDLFQRRNE, translated from the coding sequence ATGAATGTTACGGTTATGGGTGCAGGTAATTCGGGTCTTGCAATGGCTACACACCTAAGCAAAGAAGGCAATCATGTGACACTATGGAATCGTTCAAAAGAAACCATCGGAAAATTACTGGAGACACATGTGATTTACTGTAAAGGTGTCATAGATGGTGAAGTTAAAATCCATTTAGTGACCGATGACATTGGAAAGGCTGTTGAAAATCCAGATGTCATTTTAATCACGACCCCAGCTAATTCACATAAGGAAATGGCTGAACAAATTGCTATGCACATCAAAAAAGAAACTTTGATTGTATTAAATCCTGGAAGAACATTTGGCGCATTAGAGTTTCAAGAAAACTATGAGAAGTATAACCAGACCTTTAAGCAAACCATCGCTGAGACACAAACCATTATCTATACTTGTAGAAAAACAAAGGAAGACGCAGTGAACATCATTGCACTGAAGTCAGATGTATTGATTTCGACTTTTGATGCAAAGGAGAACGAAAAAATTATTTTAAGACTACCAGAGTGTCTTCAAAAATACTTTATTCCAGCAAGATCTATGATTGAAACCTCTATTGGAAATGTAGGTATGATCCTACACTGTGCCCCATTACTATTAAATACTGGTTGGACAGAAAATGAAAGCAATATATATAAATACTATTATGATGGCATCACACCATCTGTGGGAAGACTAATTGAAAAGATAGATCAAGAAAGGGTATTGGTTTCAAAAGAGTTAGGATTAGAAGTTGAAACCACCCAGGAATGGATGAAAAGAACGTACCACGTACAAGGACAAAGTCTATATGAGTGCATTCAAAACAATGAGATATATAAGTCAATTCTTGCCCCTGGCTCAATAAATCACAGATATATTTTTGAAGATGTCCCTTGTGGCCTTGTGCCATTAGAGGCGACGGGGAAGAAATTAGGGCTAGAAATGAAAAATACAAGCCTTATTATTGACTTAGCATCTAGTCTAACCGATGTTAATTTTAGGAAGACGGGTAGGAATCTCAGTTCCCGTTTGGATGTTAGTCAGAATAATGATTTTAGGGACTTGTTTCAGAGGAGGAATGAATAA
- a CDS encoding D-2-hydroxyacid dehydrogenase, whose amino-acid sequence MKIVVLDGYTLNPGDLSWEGLEKMGDLTVYDRTSYDLSGQDKIIERVGDAEVVFTNKTPITKEALNEMPNLKFIGLLATGYNVVDVEAAKEKGVIVTNVPTYGTTAVSQMTFALLLELCHHAGDHSDEVKKGSWTNNPDWSFWNYPLVELADKTMGIIGYGRIGQAVGKIAQAFGMNVVAYSRSQNKALESDTFKYVGLDELLAESDVISLHCPLFESTQGIINKDTIAKMKKKVRIINTSRGPLVVEEDLAEALNSGRIAGAAVDVVSSEPIKANNPLLQAKNIIITPHISWAPRESRIRLMDVAISNLEKFMEDNPVNVVNP is encoded by the coding sequence ATGAAAATTGTTGTACTTGATGGATACACACTAAATCCAGGCGATTTAAGCTGGGAAGGATTAGAGAAAATGGGTGATTTAACGGTATATGACCGTACATCCTATGACTTAAGTGGACAGGATAAAATTATTGAAAGAGTGGGAGATGCAGAAGTTGTATTTACCAATAAGACTCCCATAACAAAGGAAGCACTTAATGAAATGCCTAATTTAAAATTTATAGGACTCCTGGCCACGGGGTACAATGTTGTGGATGTAGAGGCAGCCAAGGAAAAGGGTGTCATAGTAACAAATGTACCAACCTATGGGACAACAGCAGTTTCACAAATGACATTTGCACTATTATTAGAGCTGTGCCATCATGCCGGGGATCATAGTGATGAGGTTAAAAAAGGAAGTTGGACCAATAACCCTGATTGGTCCTTCTGGAACTACCCCTTGGTTGAACTGGCAGATAAAACAATGGGCATTATTGGTTATGGAAGAATTGGTCAAGCGGTAGGAAAAATTGCACAAGCATTTGGTATGAATGTCGTAGCCTATAGCAGAAGTCAAAATAAAGCATTGGAAAGTGATACCTTTAAATATGTAGGATTAGATGAATTACTAGCTGAGTCAGATGTGATTAGCTTACATTGTCCATTGTTTGAAAGTACACAGGGGATCATTAATAAAGATACCATTGCAAAAATGAAGAAGAAAGTAAGGATAATCAATACCTCTAGGGGACCTTTAGTTGTTGAAGAAGACTTAGCCGAGGCATTAAATAGTGGTAGGATAGCTGGAGCTGCTGTAGATGTGGTGTCATCAGAACCTATTAAGGCTAATAACCCGCTGTTACAAGCTAAAAACATTATTATCACACCCCATATATCATGGGCGCCAAGGGAGTCGAGAATTCGCTTGATGGATGTTGCAATCAGTAACTTAGAAAAGTTCATGGAGGACAATCCTGTTAATGTCGTTAATCCATAG
- the garR gene encoding 2-hydroxy-3-oxopropionate reductase, translating into MMKIGFIGLGVMGKPMAKNLLKAGYRVTIFANRKEVQQELAEAGAEVGSSAKDVAQKTEVIITMLPNSPDVKQVILGKDGVLEGAREGMIIIDMSSIAPLASQEIAKKLKEKGVEMLDAPVSGGEAKAIDGTLAIMLGGPEAVFERVKDILAVMGSSVVRVGEIGSGNVTKLANQIIVALNIAAMSEAMVLATKAGVDPENVFQAIGGGSAGSSVLDKKFPRIKAGDFKPGFRLELHIKDLLNALDTGDEIDVPLPLTNQIFEIMQTLKEEGKSKEDHTGIIKYYEKIAGVEVRG; encoded by the coding sequence ATGATGAAGATAGGGTTTATTGGATTAGGAGTGATGGGAAAACCCATGGCAAAGAATTTACTAAAGGCGGGATATCGGGTAACCATATTTGCCAACCGGAAGGAGGTTCAGCAAGAATTAGCAGAGGCAGGGGCTGAGGTAGGGAGTTCAGCAAAGGATGTAGCGCAAAAAACAGAGGTAATCATCACAATGCTACCTAACTCCCCTGATGTAAAGCAAGTCATACTTGGAAAAGATGGGGTCCTAGAAGGTGCTAGAGAAGGAATGATTATTATTGATATGAGTTCCATTGCCCCCTTGGCATCCCAAGAAATTGCTAAAAAGCTTAAAGAAAAGGGAGTAGAAATGCTTGATGCCCCTGTCAGTGGAGGAGAAGCGAAAGCCATTGATGGAACCCTTGCAATCATGCTGGGTGGACCTGAGGCAGTTTTTGAAAGAGTAAAGGATATTTTAGCTGTGATGGGCTCCTCTGTTGTGAGGGTCGGGGAGATCGGCAGTGGAAACGTTACGAAACTTGCTAATCAAATCATTGTGGCATTGAATATCGCTGCCATGTCAGAAGCGATGGTGCTTGCAACAAAAGCAGGTGTTGATCCTGAAAATGTCTTTCAGGCCATCGGAGGCGGATCAGCAGGCAGTTCTGTGTTAGATAAAAAGTTTCCACGGATTAAAGCCGGTGATTTTAAGCCGGGTTTTAGATTAGAATTGCATATCAAAGATCTTCTAAATGCCTTGGATACAGGTGATGAAATTGATGTACCCTTGCCTTTAACAAATCAAATATTCGAGATAATGCAAACACTGAAGGAAGAAGGCAAATCCAAAGAGGACCATACTGGAATTATTAAGTACTATGAGAAAATAGCAGGTGTTGAAGTTAGAGGGTAA
- a CDS encoding replication initiation protein, translating into MTATEEDEFKKSNDLSEWMATKILLKNPFTVMELKLFTCVLSMIRKDDDLKEYEISISQFMKMPGTTSKNVYDQIQQAGERLMQKIVTIQRGDRRIRVALMSSVETKMGGGTVKVSFDPKIKPELITLQEKYTEYTLGNIMALRSTHTIRLYELFKQCLPDGERTLTVDEIKSHLTIAPDSYKRTNDLKEKVVDKSLEEIGELTDIVVNIKHANREGRKIIGWTFVIGSNKNADNSFS; encoded by the coding sequence GTGACAGCAACAGAAGAAGATGAGTTTAAAAAATCAAACGATCTAAGTGAATGGATGGCGACAAAAATACTGTTGAAAAATCCCTTCACAGTTATGGAGTTAAAATTATTTACATGTGTTTTATCGATGATACGCAAGGATGATGATTTAAAAGAGTATGAGATATCGATTTCACAGTTTATGAAAATGCCTGGAACCACAAGTAAAAACGTCTACGATCAGATACAGCAGGCAGGAGAAAGACTCATGCAAAAAATCGTCACAATTCAAAGAGGTGACAGACGGATCCGTGTTGCATTGATGTCATCTGTGGAAACAAAAATGGGTGGTGGAACTGTAAAAGTATCTTTTGATCCAAAGATAAAGCCAGAGTTGATCACGCTACAGGAAAAATATACAGAGTACACACTTGGGAATATTATGGCTCTTAGATCAACCCATACAATCAGACTCTATGAGTTATTCAAACAATGTTTACCAGATGGCGAGAGAACCCTAACAGTTGACGAAATAAAAAGTCATCTAACAATTGCCCCTGATTCTTACAAAAGAACAAACGATTTAAAGGAAAAGGTTGTTGACAAATCCCTGGAAGAGATAGGAGAGTTGACAGACATAGTGGTCAATATAAAACACGCAAATCGAGAGGGAAGAAAAATAATCGGGTGGACCTTTGTCATCGGATCCAATAAAAATGCGGATAATAGTTTCTCATAA
- a CDS encoding DEAD/DEAH box helicase, with protein MLFENLNIIKPIQRALTTEGYTEATPIQEKAIPSLLKGMDLLGCAQTGTGKTAAFAIPILQGLSSEQRNLKGSRQIQALILAPTRELAIQIADSFETYGKHLGLRTLVIYGGVSQHPQTKSLNRGIDILVATPGRLLDLINQKFVRLNSIKYFVLDEADMMLDMGMIHDVRRIIKYIPAVRQTMFFSATMPAEIAKLADQILKEPVKVEITPVSSTVDIIEQAVYYVNKSNKVQLLIHLLKSKAIVSALVFSRTKHGADKIVKSLEKAGLQAQAIHGNKSQNARQLALNNFKERKTRILVATDIAARGIDVEELSHVINFDLPEVPETYVHRIGRTGRAGLGGIAISFCAQEEKNLLKEIQKLISKSVPVVEDHPFPLVETLNESKEVFTRKSSAPKTTPANNRRNKEASFAKKSAAKNSKSRYYTKNKRKDN; from the coding sequence TTGTTATTTGAAAATTTAAATATCATTAAGCCCATTCAGAGGGCTTTAACAACTGAAGGATACACAGAAGCTACGCCTATACAAGAGAAAGCTATTCCCTCTCTACTTAAAGGAATGGATTTATTAGGATGTGCACAAACAGGTACTGGAAAGACAGCAGCATTTGCCATACCAATTTTACAAGGTCTTTCATCTGAACAAAGAAACTTAAAAGGAAGCAGACAAATACAAGCATTGATACTAGCCCCAACAAGAGAGCTTGCGATTCAAATTGCGGATAGCTTTGAAACTTATGGGAAACATTTAGGTCTGAGAACACTGGTGATCTATGGTGGTGTATCCCAGCATCCACAAACAAAATCCCTGAATAGAGGAATTGACATTCTGGTGGCAACTCCAGGTAGACTACTTGACTTAATCAATCAGAAATTTGTTCGCTTAAATAGTATAAAATATTTTGTGCTTGATGAAGCAGATATGATGCTTGATATGGGAATGATTCACGATGTAAGAAGAATTATTAAATATATTCCTGCTGTGAGACAAACTATGTTTTTTTCCGCTACCATGCCTGCAGAAATTGCAAAACTGGCAGATCAGATATTAAAAGAACCAGTAAAAGTAGAAATAACGCCTGTATCTTCTACGGTTGATATCATAGAACAAGCAGTGTATTATGTGAATAAAAGTAATAAGGTACAATTGTTGATTCATTTATTAAAAAGTAAAGCCATCGTTTCTGCATTAGTGTTTTCAAGAACAAAACATGGAGCCGATAAAATAGTGAAATCTCTAGAAAAGGCTGGACTTCAAGCCCAAGCGATTCATGGAAATAAATCTCAAAATGCAAGACAGTTGGCTTTAAATAACTTTAAAGAACGAAAAACAAGGATATTGGTTGCAACAGACATTGCAGCTCGAGGCATTGATGTAGAAGAATTGTCCCATGTAATTAATTTTGATCTACCAGAAGTTCCTGAAACCTATGTTCATAGAATCGGACGTACTGGCCGAGCTGGTCTTGGGGGAATCGCAATTTCCTTTTGTGCTCAAGAAGAAAAGAACTTACTAAAGGAAATTCAAAAACTAATCTCGAAATCAGTACCTGTGGTGGAGGATCATCCCTTCCCATTAGTAGAAACTCTTAACGAATCAAAAGAAGTATTCACTCGAAAGTCTTCGGCTCCCAAAACCACTCCAGCCAATAATAGGAGAAATAAAGAAGCCAGTTTTGCAAAAAAAAGTGCGGCTAAAAATAGTAAATCTCGTTATTATACAAAAAACAAAAGAAAAGACAATTGA
- the citC gene encoding [citrate (pro-3S)-lyase] ligase, which translates to MYEAKFQKINLQTAEKVEVEAFLAHFDLTLDKDVEYTLVARIQDRIVGTCSFAGNVIKSFALKEALQGEGIASKLITHITNEMFDRGIYQTFIFTKPSNRHLFEGFGYHEIYATNDVILLESGLVNIEKYIKNMFNKSQLGNEEKAAIVMNCNPFTLGHQNLIEIASKENKSVVVFIVEEDRSLFPFNVRYNLVKEGTKHLRNVHVLPGGNYIISANTFPSYFIKEDEKKDKAFKELDAGIFGKYIAPAFNIKSRYVGTEPFCATTDGYNKALLEVLPNFGVALKILKRFDIDERAISASAVRALIKNDDWGQIEKLVPETTLTFLRSPQAEKIIDIIKTSETRH; encoded by the coding sequence ATGTATGAAGCAAAATTTCAAAAAATAAACTTACAAACAGCGGAAAAAGTAGAGGTTGAAGCATTTTTAGCACACTTTGATCTCACATTAGATAAAGATGTAGAATATACACTTGTTGCCAGGATTCAAGATAGGATTGTTGGAACATGTTCTTTTGCAGGAAATGTAATTAAATCATTTGCATTAAAAGAAGCACTACAAGGAGAAGGAATTGCATCAAAATTAATCACTCATATTACAAATGAAATGTTTGATAGAGGAATATACCAAACATTCATTTTTACAAAACCTTCCAATAGACACTTGTTTGAAGGCTTCGGTTATCATGAAATATATGCTACCAATGATGTTATTTTACTTGAGTCTGGTTTAGTTAATATAGAGAAATATATCAAAAATATGTTTAATAAATCTCAATTAGGAAATGAAGAGAAAGCTGCTATCGTCATGAATTGCAACCCATTTACCCTAGGTCATCAAAATTTGATAGAAATAGCTTCTAAGGAAAATAAATCTGTTGTTGTCTTTATTGTAGAAGAAGATCGCTCTTTATTTCCTTTTAATGTGAGATATAATCTAGTTAAAGAGGGAACAAAACATCTTAGAAATGTCCACGTATTACCAGGAGGAAACTATATTATATCTGCAAACACATTTCCATCATATTTTATCAAGGAAGATGAAAAGAAAGACAAAGCTTTTAAAGAATTAGATGCAGGTATTTTTGGTAAATATATAGCCCCTGCTTTTAACATTAAGAGTAGATATGTGGGGACAGAGCCATTTTGTGCGACTACAGATGGATACAACAAAGCTTTACTAGAGGTATTACCTAATTTTGGAGTGGCGTTAAAAATACTTAAGCGTTTTGATATTGATGAACGGGCCATAAGTGCTTCCGCGGTAAGGGCTCTTATTAAGAATGATGACTGGGGGCAAATAGAAAAATTGGTACCTGAAACGACCTTGACATTTTTGAGATCCCCCCAGGCTGAAAAAATCATTGATATAATAAAAACAAGTGAGACAAGGCATTGA
- a CDS encoding cobalamin-binding protein, protein MFALDTDIFAFVKPSLDAHTLGINSAAELLRDCGYEVIIGDEVIAKAMNDFKYEVNQKIVLDWIKCNKISRIGLSYRLDQDEAVNMVGHFMNELQSSNFLSYQGGPIKAVFFGGLPKASEIIDKEQKGFVKTFKGGESVRQSLAKMDVPEERIPKDIMEGSLYDDLRMEFGKDVINAQAYDGFMPVDKSGYVDYGTKNDSVMKRIDNNMKTASTPLMRAHVGPYSSSVDRLDSVKEFISWAKYLADTKYLDILSIGSSQLTQSNFGEDWEDKANGGGVPVNSPEEYRMIVEAAKPLLVRTYAGTKNIPQLAEMHEKNLNICWHALSLWWFNKVDERGPYDLYTNLNQHIETLKYIAKTGKPFEPNVPHHFAFRGADDVTYIVSAYLSAKLAKKMGVKTLILQNMLNTPRFTWGIQDLAKSRAMLALVKGLEDQNFRVVLQPRAGLDYFKPDLNEAKMQLAAVAALMDDIDPHNETSPPMIHVVSYSEASHLATPDIINESIKITQYSLQKYRELRRQGKVEDMSKNIDIQGRVLELLDSAKTMISGIEKHIKNPYSPEGFYKIFAAGFLPAPYLWGEVEEFKHVRAWKTKPIKGGVKIVDEANNPVKADKVVDYASKNVKEVEYIVKQKMLAEHKY, encoded by the coding sequence ATGTTTGCACTAGATACAGATATATTTGCTTTTGTAAAACCGTCTCTCGATGCCCATACACTAGGTATCAATTCAGCCGCTGAGCTTTTGCGTGACTGTGGTTATGAAGTCATTATTGGGGATGAAGTCATTGCAAAAGCCATGAATGATTTTAAATATGAAGTGAATCAAAAAATTGTGTTAGATTGGATTAAATGCAATAAAATTAGTCGAATAGGCCTGAGCTATAGATTAGATCAAGATGAAGCGGTTAATATGGTAGGACATTTTATGAATGAGCTTCAAAGCAGTAACTTTTTATCCTATCAAGGGGGCCCAATTAAAGCTGTATTTTTTGGGGGTCTTCCTAAAGCATCGGAAATCATTGATAAAGAACAAAAAGGATTTGTCAAAACCTTTAAAGGTGGAGAATCAGTTCGTCAATCACTAGCAAAAATGGATGTTCCAGAAGAACGAATTCCAAAGGACATTATGGAAGGCAGTTTATATGATGATCTGCGCATGGAGTTTGGTAAAGATGTTATCAACGCCCAGGCCTATGATGGTTTTATGCCCGTGGATAAATCCGGTTATGTGGACTATGGGACAAAGAATGACTCGGTGATGAAAAGAATTGACAACAATATGAAAACGGCGTCCACCCCTCTTATGAGAGCACATGTAGGACCTTATTCCTCATCTGTTGATAGACTTGATTCTGTGAAAGAATTTATATCTTGGGCGAAATATTTGGCTGATACAAAATACTTGGACATTTTATCAATCGGAAGCTCACAATTAACCCAATCAAATTTTGGTGAAGACTGGGAAGACAAGGCAAATGGAGGTGGGGTTCCCGTAAACTCACCAGAAGAATATAGAATGATTGTAGAAGCAGCTAAACCTCTTTTGGTAAGAACCTATGCAGGAACAAAAAACATACCCCAATTGGCTGAGATGCATGAAAAAAATCTGAATATATGTTGGCACGCTTTGTCCTTGTGGTGGTTTAATAAGGTAGATGAGAGAGGTCCCTATGATTTATATACAAATTTAAATCAACATATCGAGACACTTAAATACATTGCAAAAACAGGTAAACCATTTGAACCAAATGTACCACATCATTTTGCTTTTAGGGGAGCAGATGATGTCACTTATATCGTTTCAGCATATCTATCTGCAAAGCTTGCAAAAAAAATGGGGGTAAAAACACTTATCCTGCAAAATATGCTAAACACACCTAGATTCACATGGGGAATTCAAGATCTAGCTAAATCCAGGGCCATGCTTGCCTTAGTTAAGGGACTAGAAGACCAGAACTTTAGAGTTGTATTGCAACCTAGGGCTGGGTTAGACTATTTCAAGCCTGATCTAAATGAAGCTAAAATGCAATTAGCAGCCGTAGCAGCCTTGATGGATGATATCGATCCTCATAATGAAACAAGCCCGCCTATGATTCATGTGGTAAGTTACTCAGAAGCATCCCATTTAGCAACACCAGACATTATTAATGAAAGTATTAAGATTACCCAATATTCACTACAGAAATACCGGGAATTAAGAAGACAAGGGAAAGTAGAAGACATGAGTAAAAATATAGATATTCAAGGACGAGTATTAGAACTTTTAGATTCTGCAAAAACAATGATATCCGGTATTGAAAAACACATCAAAAATCCATATTCGCCAGAGGGCTTTTATAAAATCTTTGCTGCTGGATTTCTGCCAGCCCCTTATTTATGGGGAGAGGTTGAAGAGTTTAAACATGTGAGAGCTTGGAAGACAAAGCCTATAAAGGGTGGCGTTAAAATTGTAGACGAAGCTAATAATCCAGTAAAAGCGGATAAAGTGGTTGATTATGCAAGCAAAAATGTAAAAGAAGTAGAATATATAGTCAAGCAGAAAATGTTGGCTGAGCATAAATACTAG